From a single Solanum dulcamara chromosome 4, daSolDulc1.2, whole genome shotgun sequence genomic region:
- the LOC129885729 gene encoding uncharacterized protein LOC129885729 — MDFGLGYFPKRGEIKGNHFPGVKIGLNQDALLIIKLPDSRALRIMSRSLFLAMVLLILPSIGSILRGSLDVIDDSYVNSDGRDFNGLHNLLHDLADEGLVKKGHKGLVLSSENDHLVKDLELLNDNVVNLVLDLDMDNKNSIPNETFDFAIAQTKWNSKFIDRVLKIGGIVVTQLSNDPLAELKALANYRIVYIRRFDKTMVGIRKTGVLNDELNSQKKDIVCGSTPEAKKVALKGLEDVLLEPPKKALLKSFSRKIKFLPELLGDSLENYPRRVFISDEKNGVAEWFKRSYPANNQDFEIFNLDVEIQDSEQSGDGVPLLGTAEWLSKNVKEVDYVVMKAEAEVVEEMIKKKAICLVDELFLHCRSQLEGVDNDDDEEVNGSQRMAYWQCLTLYGKLIDEGVAVHQWWS, encoded by the coding sequence ATGGATTTTGGTCTTGGGTATTTCCCCAAAAGAGGGGAAATCAAGGGGAATCATTTCCCCGGGGTTAAAATTGGGTTGAATCAAGATGCCCTTTTGATAATTAAGTTACCAGATTCGAGGGCTTTAAGGATTATGTCACGGTCATTGTTCTTGGCAATGGTTCTTCTCATATTGCCGTCAATTGGGTCTATACTAAGAGGCTCATTAGATGTAATTGACGATTCTTATGTGAATTCTGACGGAAGGGACTTCAATGGGTTGCATAATCTTTTGCACGATTTGGCAGATGAAGGCCTTGTTAAAAAGGGGCATAAAGGCCTCGTTTTGAGTTCTGAGAATGATCATTTGGTGAAAGATTTGGAATTGTTGAATGACAATGTGGTTAATTTGGTGCTCGATTTGGATATGGATAACAAGAATTCTATTCCAAATGAGACATTCGATTTTGCAATTGCGCAGACTAAATGGAACAGTAAGTTCATTGATCGTGTGCTCAAGATTGGTGGCATTGTTGTAACTCAACTGAGCAATGATCCTTTAGCTGAGCTAAAAGCTCTAGCTAACTACAGAATCGTGTATATTCGACGATTTGACAAGACTATGGTGGGAATTAGGAAAACCGGGGTACTAAATGATGAGCTGAATTCGCAGAAAAAGGACATTGTTTGTGGAAGCACACCTGAGGCTAAAAAAGTTGCATTGAAAGGATTAGAGGATGTGTTGCTCGAGCCGCCAAAAAAGGCATTGCTGAAATCCTTTTCAAGGAAGATTAAGTTTCTTCCTGAGTTGTTGGGTGATTCTCTTGAGAATTACCCGCGAAGAGTCTTCATTTCTGATGAGAAAAATGGGGTAGCAGAATGGTTTAAGAGGAGCTACCCTGCAAATAATCAAGATTTTGAGATTTTCAATTTGGATGTCGAAATTCAAGATTCAGAGCAATCAGGGGATGGAGTACCCTTACTTGGGACAGCAGAATGGTTGAGCAAAAATGTGAAGGAAGTGGACTATGTTGTGATGAAGGCAGAAGCAGAAGTGGTGGAGGAAATGATCAAGAAGAAAGCAATATGTTTGGTGGATGAGTTGTTCTTGCACTGCAGAAGCCAATTGGAAGGagttgataatgatgatgatgaagaggTAAACGGAAGCCAAAGGATGGCTTATTGGCAATGTTTGACATTGTATGGAAAGTTAATAGATGAAGGGGTTGCTGTGCACCAATGGTGGAGTTGA
- the LOC129884563 gene encoding protein PELPK1-like: MCRSLSFQPYQSLRSPLFQSPSYLLSRSLSYQLCQSLRLPAMSKPELPTLQKPEIPTIPKLEFPSLKQLEVPAAPKTDQIPPPMKKPEIPTIAKPELSTLPKPKISTIPKPEIPIVPKPEIPTIPKHEFPPLKKPEIPTAPKIELPPAMPKPEIPELPKPKAPELPKPEIPTMPKPEIPELPKPKIPELPKLKVSELPKPEVPTMPKPEIPELPKPKVPELPKLKVPTMPKPEISELPKPTLPSLSPPYKPATP; this comes from the coding sequence ATGTGCCGAAGCCTGAGCTTCCAACCATACCAAAGCCTGAGATCCCCGCTGTTCCAAAGCCCGAGCTACCTACTGTCCCGAAGCCTGAGTTACCAACTTTGCCAAAGCCTAAGATTGCCAGCTATGTCAAAGCCTGAGTTACCGACTTTACAAAAGCCTGAGATTCCAACAATACCAAAACTCGAGTTTCCTTCCTTGAAACAACTAGAAGTCCCAGCAGCACCAAAGACTGATCAGATTCCTCCACCTATGAAAAAGCCTGAAATCCCAACTATTGCAAAGCCTGAATTATCAACTTTGCCAAAGCCTAAGATCTCAACTATACCAAAACCCGAGATTCCTATTGTGCCAAAGCCTGAGATTCCAACAATACCAAAACACGAGTTTCCTCCCTTGAAAAAGCCAGAAATCCCAACAGCACCAAAGATTGAGCTTCCTCCGGCTATGCCAAAGCCTGAGATCCCAGAACTACCAAAGCCAAAAGCCCCAGAACTTCCAAAGCCAGAAATTCCAACTATGCCAAAGCCTGAAATTCCAGAACTACCAAAGCCTAAAATTCCAGAGCTTCCAAAGCTAAAAGTCTCAGAACTTCCAAAGCCAGAAGTCCCAACTATGCCAAAGCCTGAAATTCCAGAACTACCAAAGCCAAAAGTCCCGGAGCTTCCAAAGCTAAAAGTCCCAACTATGCCAAAGCCTGAAATTTCAGAATTGCCTAAACCAACTCTTCCTTCACTTTCTCCACCATACAAACCAGCTACTCCTTGA
- the LOC129884564 gene encoding proline-rich extensin-like protein EPR1 — protein MAQHNSLSFILLLVFIYFMNDHMITTITARRILQTTSFSMTATPSISKFETPSFSKPTIPSFSRPETPSFSKIPTFSKPETPTFSKPSFPKPKTPSFTKPETPSLSKPETPSFQKPKTPSFSKPGTPSFSNFTKPETPNFPKPETPSFSKPKTPSFSKPKAPTFSKPETPSFSKPETPSSSKPEIPNFSKPETPTFSKPEIPTFLKPETPSFSKPEIPSFSKPETPSFTKPETPSSPKSKTPSSPKPEFPSFSMPKTPSFPKPETPTFSKPEIPSFSKPKAPSSPKPDTPTSSKPKTPSFSKPETPSSPKPKTPSFSKPETPTFSKPETPAFSKPEIPSFSKPVTPSFSKPETPSSPKPETPSFSKPETPFFSNPEIPSFSKPKVPSSPKPDTPTFSKPKTPSFSKPETPSSPKPETPSFSKPETPTFSKPETPAFSKPEIPSFSKPKAPSSPKPDTPTFSKPKTPSFSKPETPSSPKPETPSFSKPETPIFSKPEIPSFSKPKAPSSPKPDTPTFSKPKIPSSPKPDTPTFSKPKTPSFSKPETPSSPKPETPSFSKPETPIFSKPEIPSFSKPKAPSSPKPDTPTFSKPKTPSFSKPETPSSPKPETPSFSKPETPFFSKPEIPSFSKPKIPSFSKPKAPSSPKPNTPTFSKPKTPSFSKPKAPSSPKPDTPTFSKPKTPSFSKPETPSSPKPETPSFSKPETPTFSKPETPSFPKLKTPTFSKPEIPSSPKPETPSFPKPEIPTFSKPEIPSSPKPETPSSPKPETPSFSKPKTPTSPNPETPSSPKPETPFFPTPKTPSFAKPETPSFSKPETPSSSKPKIPGSPKPETPSSPKLESPKFSKPDTPSTPNFSKPKTPSSPKPETPSFSKPEIPSFSKPETSNFSKPEIPTVSKPEIPSVSKPEIPSVPKRELPTTPKPEVPIFTMPELPVVSKPEIPSVLKSEIPKLSKTTLSTPP, from the exons ATGGCTCAGCATAACAGTTTGTCCTTCATCTTATTGCTTGTATTTATCTACTTTATGAATGACCACATGATAACTACTATAACTGCACGTCGCATTCTACAAACTACTAGCTTTTCAATGACCGCTACCCCTAGTATCTCAAAATTCGAGACTCCTAGTTTCTCAAAGCCAACTATCCCCAGTTTTTCAAGGCCCGAAACTCCTAGTTTTTCAAAAATCCCTACTTTCTCGAAACCTGAAACTCCTACTTTCTCAAAACCTAGTTTCCCTAAGCCCAAGACTCCTTCTTTTACAAAGCCCGAGACACCAAGTTTATCAAAGCCTGAGACCCCTAGTTTTCAAAAACCTAAGACCCCTAGTTTCTCAAAGCCCGGCACCCCTAGTTTCTCAAA CTTTACAAAGCCCGAGACCCCTAATTTCCCAAAACCCGAGACCCCTAGCTTCTCAAAGCCTAAAACTCCTAGCTTCTCAAAGCCTAAAGCTCCTACTTTTTCAAAACCTGAGACACCAAGTTTCTCAAAACCTGAGACCCCTAGTTCATCAAAGCCTGAGATCCCTAATTTCTCAAAGCCCGAGACTCCTACTTTCTCaaagcctgaaattcctactttCTTAAAGCCCGAGACACCAAGTTTCTCAAAGCCTGAGATCCCTAGTTTTTCAAAGCCCGAAACTCCTAGTTTCACAAAACCGGAGACTCCTAGttctccaaaatccaaaactCCTAGTTCTCCAAAGCCTGAGTTTCCAAGTTTCTCAATGCCCAAGACCCCTAGTTTCCCAAAACCTGAGACTCCCACTTTTTCAAAACCTGAGATCCCAAGTTTCTCAAAGCCCAAGGCCCCTAGTTCCCCAAAGCCTGACACTCCTACTTCCTCAAAACCTAAGACCCCAAGTTTCTCAAAGCCCGAGACCCCTAGTTCTCCAAAACCAAAGACTCCTAGTTTCTCAAAGCCCGAGACTCCTACTTTTTCAAAACCCGAGACTCCTGCTTTTTCAAAACCTGAGATCCCAAGTTTTTCAAAGCCAGTG ACCCCAAGTTTCTCAAAGCCCGAGACCCCTAGTTCTCCAAAACCTGAGACTCCTAGTTTCTCAAAGCCCGAGACTCCTTTTTTTTCAAATCCTGAGATCCCAAGTTTCTCAAAGCCCAAGGTCCCTAGTTCCCCAAAGCCTGACACTCCTACTTTCTCAAAACCCAAGACCCCAAGTTTCTCAAAGCCCGAGACCCCTAGTTCTCCAAAACCTGAGACTCCTAGTTTCTCAAAGCCCGAGACTCCTACTTTTTCAAAACCTGAGACTCCTGCTTTTTCAAAACCTGAGATCCCAAGTTTCTCAAAGCCCAAGGCCCCTAGTTCCCCAAAGCCTGACACTCCTACTTTCTCAAAACCCAAGACCCCAAGTTTTTCAAAGCCCGAGACACCTAGTTCTCCAAAACCTGAGACTCCTAGTTTCTCAAAGCCCGAGACTCCTATTTTTTCAAAACCTGAGATCCCAAGTTTTTCAAAGCCCAAGGCCCCTAGTTCCCCAAAGCCTGACACTCCTACTTTCTCAAAACCCAAGA TCCCTAGTTCCCCAAAGCCTGACACTCCTACTTTCTCAAAACCCAAGACCCCAAGTTTTTCAAAGCCCGAGACACCTAGTTCTCCAAAACCTGAGACTCCTAGTTTCTCAAAGCCCGAGACTCCTATTTTTTCAAAACCTGAGATCCCAAGTTTCTCAAAGCCCAAGGCCCCTAGTTCCCCAAAGCCTGATACTCCTACTTTCTCAAAACCCAAGACCCCAAGTTTCTCAAAGCCCGAGACCCCTAGTTCTCCAAAACCTGAGACTCCTAGTTTCTCAAAGCCCGAGACTCCTTTTTTTTCAAAGCCTGAGATCCCAAGTTTCTCAAAGCCCAAG ATCCCAAGTTTCTCAAAGCCCAAGGCCCCTAGTTCCCCAAAGCCTAACACTCCTACTTTCTCAAAACCCAAGACCCCAAGTTTCTCAAAGCCCAAGGCCCCTAGTTCCCCAAAGCCTGACACTCCTACTTTCTCAAAACCCAAGACCCCAAGTTTCTCAAAGCCCGAGACCCCTAGTTCTCCAAAACCTGAGACTCCTAGTTTCTCAAAGCCCGAGACTCCTACTTTTTCAAAACCCGAGACACCTAGTTTTCCAAAGCTCAAAACCCCTACTTTCTCAAAACCCGAGATCCCAAGTTCCCCCAAGCCCGAGACCCCTAGTTTCCCAAAGCCTGAAATCCCTACTTTCTCAAAACCCGAGATCCCAAGTTCCCCCAAGCCTGAGACCCCAAGTTCTCCAAAGCCAGAGACCCCTAGTTTCTCAAAACCCAAGACCCCAACTTCCCCCAATCCCGAAACCCCAAGTTCTCCAAAGCCTGAGACTCCTTTTTTTCCAACGCCTAAGACCCCTAGTTTCGCAAAGCCCGAGACTCCTAGTTTCTCAAAACCTGAAACCCCAAGTTCCTCGAAGCCAAAGATTCCAGGCTCCCCAAAGCCTGAGACCCCAAGTTCCCCGAAACTCGAGAGTCCAAAATTCTCAAAACCTGATACCCCTAGTACCCCAAATTTTTCAAAACCTAAGACCCCTAGTTCCCCAAAGCCTGAGACTCCTAGTTTCTCAAAGCCAGAGATACCTAGTTTCTCAAAGCCAGAAACCTCTAATTTCTCAAAGCCTGAGATTCCAACAGTCTCGAAGCCTGAGATTCCTAGTGTTTCTAAGCCCGAAATACCAAGTGTGCCAAAACGTGAGCTACCAACTACCCCTAAGCCTGAGGTCCCAATTTTTACAATGCCTGAATTACCAGTTGTTTCAAAACCTGAAATTCCAAGTGTGTTAAAGTCAGAAATTCCAAAACTTTCTAAAACAACATTGTCAACTCCTCCGTGA
- the LOC129888000 gene encoding protein PELPK1-like: MFVKPKLPTFPKLELPTLPKPKMPEIPTMPKPEIPAMPKPEIPPLKKSEILAMPKTQVFPVMKKPEVLAMTKPELPTLPKPEISTMPKTKLPTLPKLEIPTMPKPELPDMPKHDIPAMPKSELPPLKKPEIPAISKPKIPKLPKSEVPAIPKSEIPQMPKSTFPSLSPPCKPRYSLSKLYATHSFRKYQTDFLRFPSQSMKFATWR, from the coding sequence ATGTTTGTAAAGCCTAAGCTACCAACTTTCCCGAAGCTCGAGTTACCAACTTTGCCAAAGCCTAAGATGCCTGAGATTCCAACAATGCCAAAGCCTGAGATCCCCGCTATGCCAAAACCTGAGATTCCTCCCTTGAAAAAGTCAGAAATCCTAGCAATGCCAAAGACTCAGGTTTTTCCAGTTATGAAAAAGCCTGAAGTTCTAGCTATGACAAAGCCTGAATTACCGACTTTGCCAAAGCCTGAGATCTCAACTATGCCAAAAACTAAATTACCGACTTTGCCAAAGCTTGAGATTCCAACTATGCCTAAACCCGAGCTTCCCGATATGCCAAAACATGACATTCCAGCAATGCCAAAATCCGAGCTTCCTCCCTTGAAAAAGCCAGAAATCCCAGCAATATCAAAGccaaaaattccaaaactacCAAAGTCTGAAGTCCCAGCCATTCCAAAGTCTGAAATCCCACAAAtgccaaaatcaacttttcctTCACTTTCTCCACCATGCAAACCCCGTTACTCCTTGAGTAAATTATATGCTACCCACTCTTTTAGAAAGTACCAAACTGATTTTTTGCGATTTCCATCTCAGTCTATGAAGTTTGCGACCTGGAGATAG